The following is a genomic window from Pseudomonadota bacterium.
TCAACCAGGGAATGATCGGTGGTGATCTGCTGGAGATTCCCTGACCGGAGCAGGTAGGCGCGGCTGTCTCCGACGTGGGCGATTGTCACGCGCGGGGATTCGGGATCGGACCGCCAGGCCGCGACGATGGTGGTGCCCATTCCCTGCCATTCCTCGCGGCTGGTGGCAGTGTCGGAGATCACCTGGTTGGCGAGTATGATCGCCGAGTTCAAACGGTTCCCGGCACGGCTGTATCGGGAGTTGTACCCGGTAAGGTAGGGTTCGTCGGTGGTCATGGTCCGGCGGATATAATCGGTGATCAGGTCGATTGCCATTTTACTGGCCACTTCACCTGCGGCATGGCCACCCATGCCATCGGCCACCAGAAACAACCCCAGTTTCTTGTCGATCCCGTAGTTGTCTTCGTTCTTGGTGCGTTTCATGCCGACGTCGGTCAGTCCGCATACTTTGAAGTTCAAGGGGCCAGCTCCTGGTGTACGATTTTAAAGTTGGTTCATCTCAATAAATGTTGTCAAATGTTTTCCAGGCATTGCTGGGCCTCAAGAACCACCGCCCCTGCGTTCTGGAAACGTTGCGCCCGGCTTCTGGCCATCAGCTTGTTGATCAGGGCCTCGCAACAGGGTGGGATGTCCTTGCGCAGGGTTTTAACCGGTGTAAATTTGGCGCTGGCAATATTGTGCATCAGGTTGCCGATGTTGTCGCTCTTGAAAGGTTTTTCGCCGGTAAACAGTTCGTACATGACCGATCCGAGAGAAAAAAGGTCTGACCTGCCGTCAAGTTTCTTGCCGAGGACCTGTTCCGGTGACATATAGTTCGGGGTGCCGAGAATAATGCCGGTCTGGGTGCTGTTGGATGTTGTCAGGCGGGCAATACCGAAATCGGTGACCTTGACATGGCCTTTTTCGGTCAGCATCACATTGGCGGGTTTGATATCGCGATGGACAACCTTGTGTTTATGGGCGTAATCAAGGGCAAAGGCGACCCTGATGATGATGTTGAGGATCATTTTCGGCGGCAGCAGGTTGTCCTTGCGGCAATGACGGGCCAGATCATGACCGTCGAGATATTCCATGGCCATGTATGTGGTGTCGTACTCTTCGCCGGCGTCATAGATGGTGACAATGTTGGGATGACTGAGTCGGCCGGCGGCCTCAGCTTCCCGGAAGAATCGTGCCTTGATGTCGGCCAGCTGCTCGGCATCAATATCGTCGTATCGTAGAGTCTTGATCGCCACCTTGCGATTGATTTTCGGGTCGCGGCCGAGATAGACCGTGCCGATCGCACCTTTGCCGATTTCCTTGATGATTTCATAGCGTCCGAGAGTAGGCTTGGTCTGGGTGTCCTGGAAGAGGATGTTGTTTTCGGCCCGCTGGCCTGGTGAAGGGCCGAGGAGCTTTGCTTCAGCCCTTTTCATTCGCCATATCCGATCATTGGCATCTTTGAATTTGCCGCCTTTCAGCAGATATTCGTACACTGATATTGCCTTGTTGAACATCCGCTTCCTTTCGAAATCAAGGCCCAGGTTATAGAGGGCTTCCTTCACTGAAGGATCGTTCAGCGAGCACTTGCGGAAACTGTCGAAGGCCATGTCGAGCTGCCCCTGCCCCTGGAAGGACAGGCCGAGCATTTTGTTCATCTCGGTATGCTCATCCATCTTTTTACCGGGAGCGGCCAGGAACCTGTTCAGGAGCTGCAGCAGGAACCCGAGAATAACCACCACTGCATGGGGGACCACGTAGAACCACATTCCGTTGTTCAAGTACATGAAAAGGACACCGCCGAGCCAGGCCACCAGGAAGGAGCTGATAATGACAATCGCTATCGAGGCATTGAGCCTCTTGGTGATATTCAGCAGGATGACGCCGAAATAGAGGAGAACGACAACTTCCAGAAACCATCCCCAGCCCGGCCGGTAGATAAAACCGTTGTTGATGATGTTTTCCAGGGTATAGGCAGTGAGTTCCACCCCGGTCATTGCCTTGCCGACCGGAGTCCGGTAGGTGGGCGTGTACTGCGGATCGGTGATGCCGATCAGCACCAGTTTGTTATCCAGAAGACCCTTGGCCATTTTCCCTTCTGCAACATCGGCAAAGGAATAACGGTTGATAATGAAGGGGTTGGTATCAAAATCGATGTACATCTTGAAATCGTGGCCGGTGGGGATTTTTTTGCCTTCATAACGGAGGCCCCGGTAAATGTTTCTGCTGCCGGAGAGTTGAATGTCATCCATCCTTTTGTCGGCATAGGCAAGGGCCATCTGCAGTGCAAACGACGGAACCAGCCGGTCTTGATAATTGATCAGCAGCCGGTTGCTGCGGTAGAGCCCGTCACTGTCAGGCTGGAAATCAATGTGGCCGTGTCTTCCGGAAACTTTTGCCAGCGATGGATAGGTGAAATTTGCATCGGCGGGCGGCGCGTAATTCCGGTAGGCGAGATGCGGGTTCTGGAGGTTGGCCAGAAGATCTTTGGGGTTGGGGACCGCCAGTTCCTTTTGGAGCATGTTGCCGTAGAGCCATTCTGGGATCTCATGGGCGGCGCCGACCGGGGGAACCCATGAAAAAGAAAGGGGCAGGACGACATTCATTACCGGTTTGACAGCCTGATAGATAATGGTGTCCTGATCAATTTCAGTCGCGGCGTCCCGCAGCAGATTGTCAATTCTGCCTATAGTATTGCTGGTGCTGTATGCCGGTTCGCTCTTGAGTGTCTGCCGGATCTTTCTGATGGCCGAAAGACCCGGATTGACATCCTTTTCCTGATAAAGAATATTCAGTCCCACTGCCTTGGCTCCGGAATTTCCGGCCGATTTCACCATGTCGGCGATGACCGATCTGGGCCAGGGCCAGGGGCCGATGGATTCGATGCTTTTCCGGTCGATTTCAATGAGAACCACCGGACTTGGTGTCTCCCGCTGACGTAACGCCGTCATCAGGTCGTAGAGTTTGAGGTCGAAGAACTGCAGAGGGAAATACCCGGACAGCATCCCTGCCAGTATCGAAAACGAAAGCACCAGGCTTACCAGCCAGTTCGGCACTATCAGTGGTCTTCCTTTCATATCCTGAATCTTCCTCGGGTAGCGGTTGAACAGGGGGTTGATCTATGGCCCGAGCGGATGAAATGCGTGTATGAACTCCCCAGCCCGGACAACTGGCAAAACATGTTACCATTACAAATAGTTTCAGGCAACAAAAGGCTGCTAAATGGTTGTATTGGATGATAATTTTGACAAATTACCAGGCAGTGATATAATCAGCAACGATGTAAAGAGAAGAGGATTCAGTACTATAAAGTAATTCTGTGATGGAGGTTCGGGATGGGAAAAGTTGTCAGGATGTTGATGGTTGCGGTGGTGGTTGTCGGGATGAGCGGTAACGCTTCCGCTCTTGGTCTTGAGATCTCGGCGGGGGGCTGGGCCCAGTCACCTGATGGCCAGCTGGCATATAAGTCTTTGGCGACAACCGACAGCCTCGATCTGGAAAACGATGCCAGGTACGATGAGGAAACCCAGGCGCTGGTCCGGGTGAAGATCGACATGCCCGCCGTTATCCCGAACATTTATCTGATGGCCTCCCCGATGGAATTTGAAGGAGCGGGTCAGAAGACCACCGCCTTTGATTTTGGCGATATTCAGTTTGACGCCTCAATCCCGTTTACTTCAAGGATATCCCTGGACCATTATGACCTGGCGCTCTATTACGGTATTCCTTTGCTCGGCACGGCGAGCCTGAACACCCTGAATATCGATCTGGGTATCAATGTCAGAATGATTGATATCGAGGCGGAAATCAATCAGCCGACCGTCGGTAAAAGGGAGAGCATCGATGAAACCCTCTACGTGCCGATGGCTTTTCTGGCGGTGCAGATCACCCCGATCGAGGAGTTGTCGATCGAGGCCGAAGCCAGAGGGGTCGGCTACAGCGGCAGTCATTACTATGATTTTATCGGCAGGATAAAATATAAGTTCGCCGGGCCGGTGTTTGCGGCCGCCGGATATCGCCATGAAGAGATAGAGATTGACGAGAAGGATATCCGTGCCGAGGTTGATTTTTCCGGGCCCTTTGCCGAAGCTGGTTTTCAGTTTTAACGAGCTGTCCGGCAACACCGCTTTGCATGGGGGGCGGCTGTAATTTAATTTGATTTAAGGGCGGAGCCGACCAGGCTGCCGCCCTTTTTTTTGTGTAAACCCTATTTTCCGGAGAGGGACTCGATATACATCTTCAGTGAACGCATTTCCACGGACCGCCCATCAATTTTGCTGCCTTTGAGAGGGCCGACGACGCAGCGGTTGATCATTTCAGTAAGATTGGCTTTGGCGCCGGCTTTTTCAAGCCCCTCGCCACCCGGATGGCAGCTGTTGCAGCTTTTGGGATTGGTGGAACCGCCAAGGGCTGGATCATTGAAAAGCTTGCTTCCCTTTTCGACCGAAGACTCGCCGGCCGTTGCTGCGCCTGCCGCAATGAATATGCAGCCTGCAAGGATTGTACGGCAAAAGAGCTTATTCATGTTGTCCTCCATTAAAATTGAGATTTGTTGTGCTTCATTAGATTGTTAAGGTATATGTTAGGTATTTGCAAGTGAAATAGGAGAGGAGCGGAAAATAAAAGTCCGACTGGGAGGTGGAGGGTTGTCCTGCTTGAGGGAATCAGGAAGGTTCTGCGGGCGGCTCCTCCTGCAGGGAACTGGTTTCAGATTTCGTCGCTGTCGATGTAGGCATAGGCGCTGTGCTTGTGGATCGACTCGAAACTTTCAACCCCCACCGAGAACCAGGAGATGTCCGGGTGAGCCCCGGCTTCTTCGGCGACCCGCCGGACCACGTCTTCGACAAACATCGGATTTTCAAAGGCCTTCTCGGTCACGTATTTCTCATCCGGTCGTTTGAGCAGGGCGTAGACTTCGCACGAGGCGGTTTTTTCAACCAGGGTGATCAGGTCTTCAACCCAGATAAATTTCCGGTAACGGATATTCAGGTTCACTTCGGCCCGCTGATTGTGGGCGCCATAGGCGCTGATCTCTTTTGAGCAGGGGCAGAGGGTGGTGACCGGTACCCAGACGGAGATGACCAGGTCGTTGTTCTCCTCTCCGCCGCCGGTGAAACGGCAGCGATATTCCATGAGGCTCGGGGTGGCGGTTACCGGAGATTTTTTTTCGATGAAATAGGGGAAGGTCATTTCCATCAGGGCCGATTCGGCGCCGAGTTCCTCCTTGATCTCTCCCAGTATTTCCGGAAAGATCGTCACATTGAGGTCGTCCTGATATTTATTGAGGATGGAGATGAAGGTGGTCACACAGTTTTCCCGGTTTGACCTGGGCATGTTGACCCGCAGTCTGATGGTGGAGACGGTATCCTGGTGGCCGCCAGACTTCTGCCTGATCCTGACCGGGTAATTGATATCTTCGATGCCGACGCTCTTGAGTTTCATGCGGGCGACATTAACGTTTTTTTTCCAGGCTGTCCAGAGATCGCTGTGGTGTTCCTTTCCTGGAAGTTGACCGTAATAAATCACGGGGCACAGAGTTTGGTGGAAGGGGCAGGGTAAATGTGGTAGATTTGTTTTTTTTCAAGTTCCCCGGTTTCGATTGAATCTTCTTGCCCGATGGGGTTTTGCATCTATGGTTGCAGCCGATGAAGAGAAAAAGGTCCGGATTGACAAATGGTTGTGGGCGGCAAGGTTTTTCAAGACCCGCTCGCTGGCAACTCAGGCGGTTGCCGGTGGCAGGGTACATGTCAATGGCGAAAGGAGCAAGCCTTCGCGGTCGGTCATTATCGGTGACCGGCTGAAGATTACCCGGGGCGAAATCGAATATGACATTCTGGTCCTTGCCCTTGCCGAGCGGCGCGGTCCGGCCGCTGCCGCTCAGAAGCTTTACCAGGAAACAGCCGAGAGTCTTGCCGTGCGAGAGAGGCTGGCAGAAGAACGACGATTGCGGAAAGAGGCAGCCCCCGGGCCGATTTTTACCGGGCGTCCCGGCAAGAGAGACCGGAGGCTGATCCGTCGATTTATCAGGGGTGATGATGAATAAATCTGTTTGTATAAACGAAAGAT
Proteins encoded in this region:
- a CDS encoding GTP cyclohydrolase I FolE2, giving the protein MKLKSVGIEDINYPVRIRQKSGGHQDTVSTIRLRVNMPRSNRENCVTTFISILNKYQDDLNVTIFPEILGEIKEELGAESALMEMTFPYFIEKKSPVTATPSLMEYRCRFTGGGEENNDLVISVWVPVTTLCPCSKEISAYGAHNQRAEVNLNIRYRKFIWVEDLITLVEKTASCEVYALLKRPDEKYVTEKAFENPMFVEDVVRRVAEEAGAHPDISWFSVGVESFESIHKHSAYAYIDSDEI
- a CDS encoding CHASE2 domain-containing protein produces the protein MKGRPLIVPNWLVSLVLSFSILAGMLSGYFPLQFFDLKLYDLMTALRQRETPSPVVLIEIDRKSIESIGPWPWPRSVIADMVKSAGNSGAKAVGLNILYQEKDVNPGLSAIRKIRQTLKSEPAYSTSNTIGRIDNLLRDAATEIDQDTIIYQAVKPVMNVVLPLSFSWVPPVGAAHEIPEWLYGNMLQKELAVPNPKDLLANLQNPHLAYRNYAPPADANFTYPSLAKVSGRHGHIDFQPDSDGLYRSNRLLINYQDRLVPSFALQMALAYADKRMDDIQLSGSRNIYRGLRYEGKKIPTGHDFKMYIDFDTNPFIINRYSFADVAEGKMAKGLLDNKLVLIGITDPQYTPTYRTPVGKAMTGVELTAYTLENIINNGFIYRPGWGWFLEVVVLLYFGVILLNITKRLNASIAIVIISSFLVAWLGGVLFMYLNNGMWFYVVPHAVVVILGFLLQLLNRFLAAPGKKMDEHTEMNKMLGLSFQGQGQLDMAFDSFRKCSLNDPSVKEALYNLGLDFERKRMFNKAISVYEYLLKGGKFKDANDRIWRMKRAEAKLLGPSPGQRAENNILFQDTQTKPTLGRYEIIKEIGKGAIGTVYLGRDPKINRKVAIKTLRYDDIDAEQLADIKARFFREAEAAGRLSHPNIVTIYDAGEEYDTTYMAMEYLDGHDLARHCRKDNLLPPKMILNIIIRVAFALDYAHKHKVVHRDIKPANVMLTEKGHVKVTDFGIARLTTSNSTQTGIILGTPNYMSPEQVLGKKLDGRSDLFSLGSVMYELFTGEKPFKSDNIGNLMHNIASAKFTPVKTLRKDIPPCCEALINKLMARSRAQRFQNAGAVVLEAQQCLENI
- a CDS encoding RNA-binding protein — protein: MVAADEEKKVRIDKWLWAARFFKTRSLATQAVAGGRVHVNGERSKPSRSVIIGDRLKITRGEIEYDILVLALAERRGPAAAAQKLYQETAESLAVRERLAEERRLRKEAAPGPIFTGRPGKRDRRLIRRFIRGDDE
- a CDS encoding Stp1/IreP family PP2C-type Ser/Thr phosphatase produces the protein MNFKVCGLTDVGMKRTKNEDNYGIDKKLGLFLVADGMGGHAAGEVASKMAIDLITDYIRRTMTTDEPYLTGYNSRYSRAGNRLNSAIILANQVISDTATSREEWQGMGTTIVAAWRSDPESPRVTIAHVGDSRAYLLRSGNLQQITTDHSLVEEQIRDGLITADEAKRSRIRNMITRALGYRTRVEVDINEFELESGDKLLICSDGLNGMLGDEDILDILQTNSNLEETCRQLIHEANQMGGRDNITTVLASFL
- a CDS encoding cytochrome-c peroxidase; protein product: MLAGCIFIAAGAATAGESSVEKGSKLFNDPALGGSTNPKSCNSCHPGGEGLEKAGAKANLTEMINRCVVGPLKGSKIDGRSVEMRSLKMYIESLSGK
- a CDS encoding TIGR04219 family outer membrane beta-barrel protein; this translates as MVAVVVVGMSGNASALGLEISAGGWAQSPDGQLAYKSLATTDSLDLENDARYDEETQALVRVKIDMPAVIPNIYLMASPMEFEGAGQKTTAFDFGDIQFDASIPFTSRISLDHYDLALYYGIPLLGTASLNTLNIDLGINVRMIDIEAEINQPTVGKRESIDETLYVPMAFLAVQITPIEELSIEAEARGVGYSGSHYYDFIGRIKYKFAGPVFAAAGYRHEEIEIDEKDIRAEVDFSGPFAEAGFQF